GCATGGCGCCATCCACCCAGACGCCAATCTGCGCTGGCGTACCGCGAGCAATATCGCGGCCAAAATTAGGCGGGATCTCAATGGCAACCGCCAGCTCTCCCGAACGCATCCGCCGGTCAAGCTCGTCATAGCTGGCGAGCGGCGGCTGTTCGATAAAATAGCGGGATCCCGCCAGATTGAGCGACCATGCCTGACTACTGACGGTCTGGTCACGATCGAGGACGGCAAAACGCAGGTTCTCCACGTCCATACTGATGCCATAGCCCATAATCAGCATCAGAATTACCGTTCCCAGCAGCGCCAGCGTCGAGCGTACCGGATCGCGGCGTAGCTCCAGCGCTTCGCGGCGACTGTAGCTGAACAAACGCCGGAAGCTCAATCCCTGCCGCGACGGTTTACCTGACGCGGCGGGCGTCTGGGATGGCGGTATTGGGGTTTCAGGCGCCGCTCCCGCAGCTTCCTGTAGCCAGGAAATAAACGCCGCCTCCAGATTGGCCGCGCCCCGCTGTTGCACCAATTCCTGCGGCGTACCGCTGGCGAGCACTTTACCGGCGTGCATCAATGACATTCGGTCGCAACGTTCCGCTTCGTTCATAAAATGGGTCGAGATAAAAATCGTCACCTTATCCTGACGCGAAAGATCGACCATAAGCTGCCAGAACATATCCCTGGCGACCGGATCAACGCCGGACGTTGGCTCATCAAGAATCAGCATTTCCGGGCGATGGATCACCGCTACCGCCAGCGATAAACGCTGGCGGATACCGAGCGGCAACGAAGCGGGGAGCGTATCTTCCACCTCCGTTAGCATAAAGCGTTCGATCATCTGCGCGACGCGCGCCGGGATCTCCGCTGGCGGAATATGAAACAGGCGGGCATGAAGTTCCAGATTCTGCCGCACGGTGAGTTCGTTATAGAGCGAAAAAGCCTGCGACATATACCCGACCCGGCGACGGGTGTCGATGTCGTTCGGGTCTACCGGCTGGCCAAATAGCCAGGCCTGGCCTTCGCTGGCGGGAAGCAGACCGGTCAGCATTTTCATGGTGGTCGATTTGCCGCAACCGTTTGAACCGAGGAAGCCAAAAATCTCGCCGCGCGGAATACGGAAATTAACATGGTCAACCGCGACGAACTTACCGAAGCGCATGGTCAGATCTTTCGCCTCAATGGCAATCTCTTCCTGCTCAGCGTGATACGGCGGGATCACCACCGGCTTATGCGCCTGGCGCTGCGCTTCTGGCAACAGGGCGATAAACGCCTGTTCCAGCGTCGCGCTATGGGTTTTTGCCCGCAGTTGCTGCGCGCTGCCGGTTGCCAGTATCTCGCCCGCATTCATCGCCACCAGCCAGTCAAAACGCTCCGCCTCTTCCATATAGGCCGTTGCGACCAACACGCTCATATTGGTCTGGCGCTGGCGGATACTGTCGATTAAGTCCCAGAACTGAGCGCGGGAGAGCGGGTCCACGCCGGTGGTAGGCTCATCAAGAATCAGCAATTCCGGGTCATAAATCAGAGCACAGCACAACCCCAGCTTTTGTTTCATCCCACC
This DNA window, taken from Salmonella enterica subsp. enterica serovar Typhimurium str. LT2, encodes the following:
- the yhiH gene encoding putative ABC-type multidrug transport system (ATPase component; Permease component of an ABC-transporter; similar to E. coli putative ATP-binding component of a transport system, fragment 1 (AAC76511.1); Blastp hit to AAC76511.1 (894 aa), 89% identity in aa 1 - 894) produces the protein MSQHYGKTVALNNITLDIPARSMVGLIGPDGVGKSSLLSLISGARVIEQGNVIVLGGDMRDAKHRRDVCPRIAWMPQGLGKNLYHTLSVYENVDFFARLFGHDKAEREARITELLNSTGLAPFRDRPAGKLSGGMKQKLGLCCALIYDPELLILDEPTTGVDPLSRAQFWDLIDSIRQRQTNMSVLVATAYMEEAERFDWLVAMNAGEILATGSAQQLRAKTHSATLEQAFIALLPEAQRQAHKPVVIPPYHAEQEEIAIEAKDLTMRFGKFVAVDHVNFRIPRGEIFGFLGSNGCGKSTTMKMLTGLLPASEGQAWLFGQPVDPNDIDTRRRVGYMSQAFSLYNELTVRQNLELHARLFHIPPAEIPARVAQMIERFMLTEVEDTLPASLPLGIRQRLSLAVAVIHRPEMLILDEPTSGVDPVARDMFWQLMVDLSRQDKVTIFISTHFMNEAERCDRMSLMHAGKVLASGTPQELVQQRGAANLEAAFISWLQEAAGAAPETPIPPSQTPAASGKPSRQGLSFRRLFSYSRREALELRRDPVRSTLALLGTVILMLIMGYGISMDVENLRFAVLDRDQTVSSQAWSLNLAGSRYFIEQPPLASYDELDRRMRSGELAVAIEIPPNFGRDIARGTPAQIGVWVDGAMPSRAETVKGYVQAMHQSWLQEAASRQPNPVKQVGLLNIETRYRYNPDVKSLPAIVPAVIPLLLMMIPSMLSALSVVREKELGSMINLYVTPTTRSEFLLGKQLPYIALGMLNFLLLCALSVFVFGVPLKGSFLTLTLAALLYVIIATGLGLLISTFMKSQIAAIFGTSIITLIPATQFSGMIDPVASLEGPGRWIGEIYPTSHFLTIARGTFSKALDLSDLWPLFMPLLIAVPVVMGLSILLLKKQEG